ttttcCAGCCCAAATTTACAAAGGCAAGTTACAGAGTATTGTATAAAAAAAGAATCATGGTAATGTACACTTTTCACAAACTCCTGAAGGGAGGGAGGGATGGAGAGAAGAGGAGAGGGTGGAAGAGAGAAAGAAGATTTCTGGATGTCTAACATAGAAAGAAGACGTCGCAGACATTGTAAACATCCTTGCAAGCACCGCTGTTGGTACTTTGTATGACAGGAGGTGGGTCAGGAAAGGACAAACGAGGAGAGACTTTGTGTTTTCAAACAAGAATGTTCAACGAGGCACCAACTGCTGGCCAATAAATATACTCTGCACCGTGAAACAAAACACAAGAGCCACAAGAGCACTTTCCATTATGATGAAAGCAAACATTAACCTTTCTGGCTTTTCAtagactttttaaattttttttatttttataatataggATTTCTTTTCACAGGGCTTTGCTGACTACTGAGATTATATTCCTACTCTCTGAGCGAACAAATGCACTTGTCACAACCATTATTTGATCAAACTATATGTATGCAGTATGCTGGTACTAAAACCCCACGGACTTGAATGACAACATCACAGCTGCCTAGATTATTACTCTTATAGATTAAATACTAATCAAACACCACATTCATCTGACTCAGCCATTGtcttcttaaaaaaacacacaaatgtcaAGAAGATGCCGTTCAGCGGAGAAGACGTGTACTTGGGATGATGATCAATTCAAGAGTTGTAAGCAATGTAAAGATGTGAAAACTCAAATATGTCATCGATAATGTGTCTTCCTTGCGCACACATGCACCCTCAAGTACACTGAAAGTGAGGCTTCTGTTGACACTTTTGGGGTTGAATTTAAACTGCAGCATCacatacactactcacaaaagtTGGGGATTTTGGGCTTTTGGGTGACATTTTTAAGATGAACCTGTAACGCTGTTCTCTATCAAGGAAAGGTGTGTGATCCATGAATGGACCGAAACATTTTCTTTGACTCCTTCAGTCTCTCTGTAGGACTGTGACACTCTATGCTCAGTGGCCACTTCCCTCTGAGAACATCCTGTTTGAGGTGAGGTACTGCTGATCAATTGTTAGGTGTGGTCTTGGTCTCGTGATGTCCAAATGTAGACAGAATGATGAAGAGCACCAATTGTCCTCGAACCAGGACATTTATTGCTCCATTCAAGGATCACGTTTGCCGTTCTCCTGTAAAAATGATACAGggtgtttcaaaaaatgttaaatcatTTCGCAAGTTGATATCTAAGCAAATCCCCGTTCAAATGTCTTCTCATTTTGACAGCAAGTTTTTAAAACAGGTCAATTTGATGTTTaatgtttgatgtttttatcTTTACAGATACAGAGATGCCCTTCACTGGAAGAGAAAAAGCGTTTTGTGTGTTGGAGTATCTCGATCGCAGTCGAACAAGACCGTGCAGCGTGCATTTGTGGGAGACTTCCCAAACACTCACCTACAGCAGTGCAGATTTGGACATGGCACAAAAATTCAAAGAGGAAGGCTGTTTGTGCAGGACAAAAGGATCTGGACGACCAAAAGCAGAAGAGACGGTCGAGCGtgtttgtcaaaaaatgttgcaaagcCAAAAGAAACGTAAGCCCAAAGGAACTTCAGCAGAGAATCAGTACTGCACTGCAGACTCTTACCCAACACATGCTGCAGCCTGTTTGGGAGGAGCTGGGGTACCGAATTGACATGTGCCGTGTCTCAGGCGGAGCGCATATTGAATTGTGAAATTGTAGTGAGGGACAAATGcagtgcatttttgcttgatcctgaaatttcacctgaAAGTCCAACATCCCTGACTTGTTGCGAGTAGTGTAAGTGaaatccaaataaaacaaataagacATTGTGGATGGAGTTCATCTTCAACTGTTCATTGCTTACTTTGTGTCAACAGGCACATTTTCGCTGCATTTTTATCTTCTCTTGCCACAAGTTTGATATGACATCACGGAAGACAACTGTGCAACAGAGGACGTTGGATGATCCAAAGCCaggtgagcgtgtgtgtgtgtgtgtgtgtgtgtgtgtgtgtgtgtgtgtgtgtgtgtgtgtgagagtgaagccacaTCAGCAAATGAGTGAGGAATTAAATTGAGGTATGATCTAGTCATCTGACCAGTTGTTGATTAAAATGGCCTggacgaacacacacacacacacacacacacacacacacacacacacacacacacacatctgttgGGGCAAGTCCAATCATTTAACCACTTATTATATCCGAGCTGAAAGTCTATATTACAACAGAAAACAAACTTTTACCGTTACCCCCACCAATGGCACAGTGAATCGATCTCATACTAATGTGGCTTCGCTCTACATGACACCAATctatgtgagtgagtgtgtaAAGTCAAACAGCATTAACACCAGCATTCTGACATTCAAAGATGACGATCAGTCCTGAACGTGAGTCGTTCTACAAAAGCAGCCACGGCTCATGTTGAATCTGTGTTGAGGTGTACGCGGTCCCTTTGCCAAAACACGGTGACATCATCCCTGAAACATGAACTGAGGGTTCAAACATGAGAAATCATAGTGACAGTGAGAATGAAAACTTCAGTCTCACGTTCTCTGAGTCTGAGTCGCTGAAGAAAGCAGCAGTTGCCACAATTACCTCTCCCCGATGAAAAAGAACCAAACATTTGTCAAGTTTCGGATATATTGTTGCTTCAAGGGCATACAAAATGCCACGGACATAAAGTTGAACTCATCTCAATAAGATTTTCTCTGCAAGTCTTTCATTAAAATTTCGCTCCCCTTTGCCATCGGTCACCCAACAAGAAACCTCTGCTATTTTCGTCTGtagacaacaaaaaacaatgtagtcaaagaaaaacaaaagtccAATCGTCTATTTTTGCATTGTATTTGTTGACAGTGCAAAGACTAGATAATCAGAGGTGTTTCCTCTGCATGAAGGGGAAGAGTAATGGCTTTGAACCTGGATCGTCATAGAGGAGCAAAGACATGAACAAGCTGCCAACACTAAGGCAGACCAACTAAATAGACAGAAACACCATTGAACTGATGTCTAAAAGGGGGGAGATCCTTGGCACATGTGAGCCAGTCACATGAATCTTTGCAGGGTTGAGGTGTGACGGTCAGGCTTCCCTGTTAAAGACACAAAAGAAAAAGGCCTATTAATCACTTCACTTCACAACACTGTCCATGTGGCTTGCAAGTGACTGGCAAAGCTAGCTAGTCATGGCTTTAGTCATGAGTCATTATTTGGATGGCTCCCATCAACCAGGGTTGACAACTGTGGCTTGAAGGCCGGAATCATCCTGTATTTATAAACAAAGTACGTATTGAGGTGAAAAGGGACACACGTTGTCCCGTTTTACCGTGAGAAtcaaaaatagtctgtaaaatgtcaacagcttgtcacaggctcaGCCAAGCGATGACAGAGTGTCTGATCACTCATCTATCAAACTCGCCGTTCCgacttttctggcatctttaTTCACTCCATTTGCCTTGGTTATCACTGGAGCAACGGAGTTCGTTCGGAGCTTGTTTTGTGAGGAGGATGCCACAAGTGGCTATTATGTTGATGGGGTATGTGCTAACTTAGCAGTAGTAGTAATGCtagctcacttttttttttaaatttcattaaCAACTGGTTGTCATTATCCATACATAATTATATAtggttttcatttgttttgtcctgtccagccattggactagtattgttgatctagatgcccttacatgctgtgtaagatactcttcttgACTTTATTTGACGTTTATTGTGATGCAAATTTGGAGTAGCCAAAACGGgacaggaggggatagagaagaaaagaaaagaagacaggggagggagtgcggggacaagggaagggacaatacagagagagacaacaacaatggcaacaacaataacaacgcAAAAGGACCaaacaacaggactacatcagcaaatgtctatgatGGTCATAAAGAccataatagaaataacaaaataatatcaactgCAACAGTGATAATGCTGTATTGAAGCAGTCATACTTATTAATGGTAACtgtactgtagtaatgaaaCTATTAATAGTGAACAGATTGACAATAGCTGTTGACAATAATCTTATTTCTGACACtattactgtaataaaaccaacaggACAACACCATAGATAAATCAAGTATGTATATccagtgagtgtgtatgtgtatgcctgtacaggtatctctgtaggtgtgtatggtgcatgtctgcatgtatatatatacaggcaGACGTGTGTACGTGTAATTGTGGCTGAGAATGTATGAAATGTGAGGGACTGCCTCCTACCACCCAGCATGCCCCACCTCATACAGCCAGGACGGGCTCCCATCACCAGAGAGCCGACAGCCCCATGGGAGCGGGCAGAACCAAGACCGGCCCCTCAAGACCCAagactttattctgttaattttgcgCAAAAAAAGTTCTTTTCTCATGTTAccatattactccaaaacatgcatctaattcaattcaggtttgagttaaatagtataaaaaattgtttcacacaaatataaaaagggaacacaaaaaaaagacaatcaggTCGATCGCCCCTGGCAAACAGGTGTGCCTTATTTACTTTTCAGGGAGTTGGCAACCCTGCTATCATATTGGGATAGGTCTTTCAGCTGTAATTCACAAGTCCTTCCACTGGATGTCACTGCAGCCTGCACCCATTTTCATACTCAACCGCCGCCAGTCTTCTCATCATCACAGTGATCCTCCTGCCCTCCGAGGACCTACTTAGAATGGATGAGCTGAGGGGGCTAAATGCTTCACTGCATATTGTACTAGACAAGCAAGCAGCAGAGTATCAGCAAGAAGTCCATTTTCCTTTAGTTAAATTCAGGACAAAGACATGGCAGACAAAAGAAATGTCCCACAACTGTACGTGTGTGTCATTAGGGGACATTACATATCTTGTTACTGGTATGTTGGCTGGAGGTAGAGGGCTTGTATTCATATTACACTCTTGAGTCAGCCGCCTACAGTTGTTGAATGAGAAATCACTGGTCTACACATTAGTCTCTGTAGGCCACGGTCTAGTCATTAtcattcctttcttttttttccagctgAGGGGGTCTTACCCTTCTCACCTCTGAGCTGGCGGATAGGGAGAGGGGGTTGCTGCTTGTTGACTGGCAACAACAGCTGACGAGGACAAACCTATGGTGGCTGAAAAATGTATCGCTATCAGTGACACAGTATGTTCTCGTTAGGTTTTACCATTTCAGCAGCATCTAATTACTGGGTTATGGCctgtttattttgaaatgtgtttaattcCCATCTCCCAGAAGAGTTCCTAATGAATATAGTAAGATAACCAGTACGTTTATGTCAgggtccaaacttcttccaccaagggccgcatactgaaaaaccaTTACGATATTAAAATTTTAGTAAACAGACTCAAATCAActcgttttatttatttaaagacaGATGTCAGCAATGCGTCATAGGTGAcaatgtgtattatttattagtggTGCTActattaacatttcaactttttcttagTTACactatgcctttttgctctttcttGTGCTATGGGCTACTAAAAATAAGTTTACATACACAACTTGTCTTAAGCCTGTTCTACACTGTATGATTTTTGCAGCCTTATTAGTGAATGTTCACGCTTTGCGATGGAAAGTATACTGAGTCATGGTTACAATGGATCCAATATTAGGCCGCAAATGCAGCGCTCATGGCATCATCAGTGTATGCCCACCATCATTTGTCATGGCACGGATGAACCATGGTAGTTCTTACTTACTGTatggcagtggtgtccaaagtacggcccggggTTCATCTGCGGCCCATAGATTTTGGGCCGCAatgtttggtcaaaaaatacaattaaagacTGTAAGTCCACATCATTAcaaagaaggtaaaaaaaaaaagtagcatagCATGGCATGAATATGTTGACCTACAGTGCTTAACAAACATGTTAGAACCCCACCTAAGTATACATGAATTTTCAAATTGAGTGttttacgaaaaaaaaaaccacttaTTGTAAGTCAGTTATTTCTTAATTTAATATGTGAAATTATagttatttactttatttaaaaaaaaagtatagcaGTGTTcacatttgcatgcattttgcctcCACACTGTTCtgcaatttgccgtggcaatgcATGCCATTTATTGATGGCatgcctgaaaagcgtgaagattAGTTTGCGCACGGTTTGCATTCCGTTTACACATAAATAACGCACTTGGCATGCAATTCCTGACTGTACGCCTGACGCATATTGTTCCCGCATTGTCACCgccacttcccgcatccgtgaagcggtcatggcattatttggtcccatgttgaactccagaaaagaagctctcattgcagaaaagaaagtctatattatctcgcagctgcagaaagagaatgtAGAAAGACCACGAAGGAGGCATGAACTAAAAACAAAGAAGCATGCGTGGGAGCATTGCTGactaaaagaaaaagacatcGCTGTGgccattactgtattatcacttATTACCAAAAATTctcaaggaagatccaagaggctacagaaatgacTTGAGAATTTCCACCCACTTCCTCCAAGAGCCAGAAAAGCAAGAAacgttaacccattcatgtgaatgagacacgctgAGACACGCTTTGATATGCACCGCCTGCATTGTTTAGGCATAGGTTACGGTGTGTTCTCGTTGCGTTCATGATTTTTgaatatttcaaaattttctgTGCATACTGGCACGCAGACccacacagtttacacatacttcacacctgtttacgaccacTTTACTCATTGGCAAGCAAAATTGTGTACAACTGcggggacaaaatgcgtgcaagtgtaaatgagGCTTATCGCAAGCTGTTAAAATATGAGGCTTTTGGTTGCTATCTgtgaaaaattattttgttgtttttgtttatttggtgAAAAAAACTCCGCATTGCTGTAGGTGACACACCCTTAGCTTATGGTGTTTATATACATtgacagaatttttaaaaataaaaatatatatacatttttttccaaaaatccacaaattgtggggccgtgaatgctggggatccactgtaagaagtaatttttttcccagttgagcaTTTGcttcataataaacataaactAGCTAGTCAAAACAACTCTTCACTGAACATTCCAAATTGAGTGaaaatgcatgccaggccagtaggtgGCAATGCCAATTAGAAACACTACAGCCATCTGCTTGTCTGCTTGTCTGCTTGCTTCCTTCAGTAATGTGAATCCATTGGACTCATTCATGTGCGTGTACTCCGTTTTCACCAGTGTATGTTAGCTTGGCTACGAGGATCTTGACTTCACTCAGTTGGCGTAATgggtttatgtatgtatgtatgtatgtatgtatgtatgtatgtatgtatgtatgtatgtaagtgaATAATTCTATTGTAAATGTACTGTTACACAGCTGAGATTGGGCAAGTGGGGACTAACTGACCTGTGGTGTAGGGCAGGTCATACTGCCCTGACAGCAAAGGGTATCCAAGGTGGTGGTGAGAGGGCATAATCCTCTGGGAAGGCGAGGAGCGCGGCCGGTCCACGTCTCTTTCCCGATCCCTTTCTCCGCCAGCCACTCTGTCCAGCTCCCGCTCTCGCTCAAGGGGGGTCTTGTCACCTACTGTTGGAGATTTGCTTTTGTATTGGCTGGCGTGTTGATGTAGGATATCGAGAGGTTTGGGGTCTGTTGCCATCTTGTTGACTGTAGGGCTGGTGCGAGATTTGTCGCTGGCCTCTTCAGCTCCAGCTATTTTACTGCCGTATGGAGAAAAAGGATAGCCTCCGGGAAGGTAAGAACCTAGATGAATAAGAAATGGGTGGATTAATTCAGAATCTCAAAAAAAGTGATGAAGTACAAGTTAATGTCACTCATAAGGGAACGAGTGGATGTTGAAAATAGagacacatacagtaggtaTTTTAGCAAGGCAGACCTCAATGGGCCGGGTTGCCAGATATGATTATATTGTTTCTTCGAGTCTCTACCAACATGGCTGTGGTCTATAGTGTGGATACTTGACACACTGTCAACATGAGCCTAAGATGTAGGCATTGTAAACAAGAGtgttcatgtttaaaaaaaagctcaaaGCTCCGTATTTGATCAAGTCTTATTCTCAGCATGCTTTATTACATTTTCCACAAAATAACATATTAAACATGGCTACAACATGCCAAAAAGTCAAAGTCATGTGACATCTTCCAGTGACCAAAGTTGGCAATAAAGTGAGAGCAGTCCCACCCTTGGAAGAGCGTTTGTGTCTCTCCAGCAGTTGTGTACTGTAGTTTATTTCCATTACCATTGAGAAAGCAGGCAAGAGCTGATCCATTGTAACATCTGGATCTGGATCTGGATTACCGAGAATGTActgttgtaatgtaatgtaatgttcatTTAACTTTCTAAAGAGGACTTGCATGTTTAGGCCTGTGAGTTTTATTTCCATGGAAATGTCCCATGCAGAGATCACTCCCATTCTGAATTCGGCATGAGTCCAAACCATGAACTGATTTCAGTGTGACTCCAACagatgaatcattttttttagcttgtttGCTCATCAGTGAAATTTCCACgtcaatatttattcatttttaaaatacattttaagtggcacacatactgtacagtcatggaaaaaattattagaccaccttttgtttcttcagtttattgatctattttaacgcctggtacaactaaaggtaaaGGCGACCTAGGTTGAATGAGATGTTCTGTGCGGAaactttcagagaaaaaaaaaaaatcactatttttttttaccataagagtttatttaatttaaaagctgatatctagcaatttccatgtttttcttgataataaccaaaatcacttaagttcttacattaataggtatagcattgtactgccaaaaatttaactcttttgagctatttttgttatcatcattgcacttttagttgtattaggcattaaaatgaacaagaaactgaagaaacaagggtggtctaataattcttccatgactgtacacatGGATTTACAGTGGTTTCCCCACACGTtgacgattcagcattcaccgcCCTGCAAGTTTACAAAtttatggcaaaaaaataactttttttttctctgaaagttTCCGCAGAGATATCTCATTCACCTCAATCAGGTTGCTTGCAATTTACAAACACGTGACAATACAGGCAACATGCGCAGCATGCATGGTCCACTGTTAAAAACGCCCACAATTTTTATGTTTCTGGCTTTATGCTTTACTTacaatgtttttattgtcaaGTGTtgcgatttcgcactttgttctaCGGTCCTTCATAGTTGCTGTcaaatgcaaaagtgaaacgtaTACTGTACAACCTCTACACTATGAATCCGATTCCATCGGTTCATcgttcatcttacattatcatccaatagtggtgagtacctgtaccttttatacttgaaaatgtgtttaataagtgtgtgagacatATTGGAAAAAGACGGGGGAAAATCCTGCAGCTGAATCTAATTCcaacagtcactcttattgcaaatgctgatcccAAATTCTAAAAGAAAGTCAATGTCAAgctggcaggaggaggagggggaaagggccaaaaataggcatattttattttttgctggaACTCGAAAAACGGGGCTCTTCTGTTTCGTAAATGGACCATTATGCAAATCGGAacactaaaattattttatacAAAATTTTACTAAATTTTATACTAAATTTGGGtcaataataaaatcaaaatcaTTGGGCGTGATAATTACATATTAAAATGCAAAGCTACttctaattttacgagaaaaaaaaaatgtatatattttccaGCTCACAACTTGGATGGTATTGATTATAGTGTTTTGTAATAATGATTACAATAGCTCCCCAAAAATATTACCAAGAATGTTATGTCCTACCTGGGTAGTTCTGCATCATGACTGATGGAATGCCCCTGTAACCAGGGTGGTTGGGGTCATACCCTTGTCCATAGGGGTAACCATGCATGTAGGGCATGTATCCTTGATGCTGTGCTAATGGTGATGAGAACTGCAAATGGGGATTTGTACGAGAGTCTTTGCTCAGGGTCCGATGTTCCTCAGGATTTATCCTAAGATCAGTACTTTCTTTAGTCTCCTCCTTGAGTCCACTTTGAATGTCCTTAGATCTGCAACGTTCGTCCTTTGATTTCCTATCACGTTCCCGCTCTCTGTCCCTCTCATCTTTCCATCGTGGTGGTGGTTGTTGGTGTTCACCTTCTGCTTGGGTCTTTTGGCTCTCGGGGTACTGCTGGTGGtcaaaacaaagcaacaagGATGACAATTGCAGAAAGACCAAAACACAATGCTGACTGTTGTACTGACTGTAatctaaaaacatatttacctGTCTGTACCACATAGTCTGCTCTGTACCAGCCTGACATCTTGAATCCGGTGCTTGCTTGGAATCTTCCTTCCCATGGTGCCCCTCTGTCAGCTTCATTTTTAGCCCTTCAACTTGCTGGGACTTTGTGTCTTCCCCCTTAATGCCTCCCATAGATTTCGACGAAACCTCAGAGGGCGAGTCCCTGGATTTGTTAGTAGGCTGTGGCATCTTTCCAAGATCAGACTGACTTGGGGTTTTGGAGAGGTTTGGCTGCATTGGGCTCTTTTGTTTCCAGTCCTCCTTGATGGCAGCTTCTCTTTCTTTCATGACAATGTCAGACTTTTTCTCTGCGGCCCGATGCTGTTCTGCCATTTGTCGCTGGCGTTCCTCAAACTGCTGTCGATAGGCTGGGTTAGTGTTCATTAAATGGTTATGGTAGGCCTGATCTGAATGATAAGCATAAGGGGGTACGTAGGCATACTGATTGTAGTAAAGAGGTTGCATATACATGTTGGATCTTTGTTGAATGACAGAgggttgttgctgttgctggcCAGGAGCACTATCAAGTTTGCGATCCTCATGAACCTCGATCTTGACTTTCTCCTCAACCTGATCCTGGTCTTCCTCCCTTTTAATCTTCACCTGACCTTCTGTCACTGGTGTACCTGGATTGGGCCCACCAGGACTTGGGTTGACATAATTGGGCGAGTAATATGTCTCATAGGCAGCATAGTATGGGGAATCTTTGCTGGGTGTCTGATTTGGGAAAAGAgctttttttacactttctcTGAGTGACGGGTCCTCTGTCCTGTTTTTGACACTGTCTAGTTTCCCTTCACCATCCTCACCAGCATCAGAGATGTCAGAGTATGCTGGACTGTGCGTTTTCACAGAGGAGTTATCAGCACCATTCTGGTTCACCATGTGAAGCGGTGTAAGAGGCTGTGGCACTCCACTGCCATCTATTCGACTGGCTACGCCGATGGACGGGCTAGGGGCATTATCAGAAAAACTGTATATCTTGTCAGCCTCAGCCTTGATGCTTGCCAAGCGACTCTGATGTGGGTCTGAAGAACCATTCAGAAGCCCTTCAGATTTATTCCCCTGATCACACGGTTCTGTGTATGGTGGTTTTCCCTCTTCCAGTTTCCCTCCCTTTGCCAGAGACTTAGGGCTGTCAGCCTCCTTTCCCCCATCCTTTTTCTTCttgtccttcttcttcttgtctttggAGCTACATGGGGCAGGATCTCCTATGGCAGGGGGTTTAGGctgtgtgcctttcatttggggaCTCTTAGGGATTCCTTGCAACACTGGCGCAAGACCTGGGGATGAATTTGGATTTcctggaggaaaagagaacatTTGCTGCGATGGTGTACTGCCAGTGCCAACTGTCCGAggtgatttcatatttttttgtgccATTTTATCAGCCTTTGTGCTACCTTTTTTGGATCTGTCAGAGCCTCTTTTTTCATCAATGCCATCATTACTGGCTTCATCAGTAAGACATGCAGCATCATCACATACTTCCATTGGTGTACCTCCACTTTCTGGATCTGTTTCAGCAATTCTCTTTTTGCTCTGCTTTGCGCAAAACTTGCCCGGTGACGGGGAAGGACTTTGAACATCAAAGTGCCTTCCTTTTGGAGTGACTGACCGGGCTGGAGACAGTGATCCTTTATGTGAGATGGATGCTCCATTACAGTTCCCAGGGTCAGGGTGAATTGTTGAGTCCTCTCCATATTCACTGTCTACATCTAATTCCAACTTCACATCATCATCAGTGTGGGCACGGGCTTGGTGGTACTTGAGACCGTTAATGTGCTTATACTTTTTGTTGCAATTGGGATGAGGGCAGTCAATAAGAACAGGTGAGGGACAGCTCCGATCAACAGGAGGAGGAAGTGGCTCAGTCTTGATAGAAGGAATGAGGAGACCTGGTAGCCCGACCCCTCCACTGTTGGAGTTCGTCCGCATGCGTTTGTTGCCTTTGGTGTCCTCTGAACTAGAATTGGGCTCCATGTCTGAGGCAGGTTTTGCCTTACGTTTTCCAGCCGAAGAGGGGCTGGCCTTAATATCCTCTGTGTTGCTGTTGGGTGGAGTGCGACGCTCCGAGGGTGTCTGGCTTCCTCTTCTGCCCTTGCTGTTTGAGGCAGCACGTGTCTTGTTGTTGGTGGTG
The sequence above is a segment of the Dunckerocampus dactyliophorus isolate RoL2022-P2 chromosome 3, RoL_Ddac_1.1, whole genome shotgun sequence genome. Coding sequences within it:
- the znf609b gene encoding zinc finger protein 609b isoform X4 yields the protein MESPVSTPVPPPLHLLAAVGNSEISSPCEQIMVRTRSVAVNTSDVALSTEPECLGPCEPGTSVNLEGIVWQETEDGMLVVNVTWRNKTYVGTLLDCTRHDWAPPRFCESPTSDLEMRNGRGRGKRMRPNSNTPINENSNSSDNKGTTNNKTRAASNSKGRRGSQTPSERRTPPNSNTEDIKASPSSAGKRKAKPASDMEPNSSSEDTKGNKRMRTNSNSGGVGLPGLLIPSIKTEPLPPPVDRSCPSPVLIDCPHPNCNKKYKHINGLKYHQARAHTDDDVKLELDVDSEYGEDSTIHPDPGNCNGASISHKGSLSPARSVTPKGRHFDVQSPSPSPGKFCAKQSKKRIAETDPESGGTPMEVCDDAACLTDEASNDGIDEKRGSDRSKKGSTKADKMAQKNMKSPRTVGTGSTPSQQMFSFPPGNPNSSPGLAPVLQGIPKSPQMKGTQPKPPAIGDPAPCSSKDKKKKDKKKKDGGKEADSPKSLAKGGKLEEGKPPYTEPCDQGNKSEGLLNGSSDPHQSRLASIKAEADKIYSFSDNAPSPSIGVASRIDGSGVPQPLTPLHMVNQNGADNSSVKTHSPAYSDISDAGEDGEGKLDSVKNRTEDPSLRESVKKALFPNQTPSKDSPYYAAYETYYSPNYVNPSPGGPNPGTPVTEGQVKIKREEDQDQVEEKVKIEVHEDRKLDSAPGQQQQQPSVIQQRSNMYMQPLYYNQYAYVPPYAYHSDQAYHNHLMNTNPAYRQQFEERQRQMAEQHRAAEKKSDIVMKEREAAIKEDWKQKSPMQPNLSKTPSQSDLGKMPQPTNKSRDSPSEVSSKSMGGIKGEDTKSQQVEGLKMKLTEGHHGKEDSKQAPDSRCQAGTEQTMWYRQQYPESQKTQAEGEHQQPPPRWKDERDRERERDRKSKDERCRSKDIQSGLKEETKESTDLRINPEEHRTLSKDSRTNPHLQFSSPLAQHQGYMPYMHGYPYGQGYDPNHPGYRGIPSVMMQNYPGSYLPGGYPFSPYGSKIAGAEEASDKSRTSPTVNKMATDPKPLDILHQHASQYKSKSPTVGDKTPLERERELDRVAGGERDRERDVDRPRSSPSQRIMPSHHHLGYPLLSGQYDLPYTTGKPDRHTSTLQRFM
- the znf609b gene encoding zinc finger protein 609b isoform X3, with product MSLSGGTAGGKGVDSNAVDTYDSGDEWDIGVGNLIIDLDADLEKDKLEMSGTKDGMAAPPSAVAALPDNIRFVSPVSGSQGKESKSKYKRSKNSKDNNSKASSGDGGKKEITGRTQGEPTSTAVGTAVAGNNSASGKNIEKGGKPSRGVLSGKKDKEGAAGKSKKDKTDGAAVVALAAVEKEVVSQVQVALGNSRNTNYESTQSTDFVEANQIGNIALEPVGILPALTTKTEPEEIENGTIECKTLKKVKNEKMESPVSTPVPPPLHLLAAVGNSEISSPCEQIMVRTRSVAVNTSDVALSTEPECLGPCEPGTSVNLEGIVWQETEDGMLVVNVTWRNKTYVGTLLDCTRHDWAPPRFCESPTSDLEMRNGRGRGKRMRPNSNTPINENSNSSDNKGTTNNKTRAASNSKGRRGSQTPSERRTPPNSNTEDIKASPSSAGKRKAKPASDMEPNSSSEDTKGNKRMRTNSNSGGVGLPGLLIPSIKTEPLPPPVDRSCPSPVLIDCPHPNCNKKYKHINGLKYHQARAHTDDDVKLELDVDSEYGEDSTIHPDPGNCNGASISHKGSLSPARSVTPKGRHFDVQSPSPSPGKFCAKQSKKRIAETDPESGGTPMEVCDDAACLTDEASNDGIDEKRGSDRSKKGSTKADKMAQKNMKSPRTVGTGSTPSQQMFSFPPGNPNSSPGLAPVLQGIPKSPQMKGTQPKPPAIGDPAPCSSKDKKKKDKKKKDGGKEADSPKSLAKGGKLEEGKPPYTEPCDQGNKSEGLLNGSSDPHQSRLASIKAEADKIYSFSDNAPSPSIGVASRIDGSGVPQPLTPLHMVNQNGADNSSVKTHSPAYSDISDAGEDGEGKLDSVKNRTEDPSLRESVKKALFPNQTPSKDSPYYAAYETYYSPNYVNPSPGGPNPGTPVTEGQVKIKREEDQDQVEEKVKIEVHEDRKLDSAPGQQQQQPSVIQQRSNMYMQPLYYNQYAYVPPYAYHSDQAYHNHLMNTNPAYRQQFEERQRQMAEQHRAAEKKSDIVMKEREAAIKEDWKQKSPMQPNLSKTPSQSDLGKMPQPTNKSRDSPSEVSSKSMGGIKGEDTKSQQVEGLKMKLTEGHHGKEDSKQAPDSRCQAGTEQTMWYRQYPESQKTQAEGEHQQPPPRWKDERDRERERDRKSKDERCRSKDIQSGLKEETKESTDLRINPEEHRTLSKDSRTNPHLQFSSPLAQHQGYMPYMHGYPYGQGYDPNHPGYRGIPSVMMQNYPGSYLPGGYPFSPYGSKIAGAEEASDKSRTSPTVNKMATDPKPLDILHQHASQYKSKSPTVGDKTPLERERELDRVAGGERDRERDVDRPRSSPSQRIMPSHHHLGYPLLSGQYDLPYTTGKPDRHTSTLQRFM